In Acidimicrobiales bacterium, the sequence GGGGCCACCAGCGAGCCCTGCTGTTTGACGTGGGGGCCGAGGACCTCGCGCAGGGCCCAGTGCAGCAGGTGGGTGCCGGTGTGGTTGCGCCGGATGGCCGCCCGGCGCTCGGCGTCGATGGCGGCGACCGCCGACTGGCCGGGGCGGATGTGGCCCTCGGTGACCCGGGCCCGATGGGTCACCAGGCCGGGCAGGGCGTAGGTGGTGTCGGTGACCTGGGCCACCCCGGTGTCGGTGGTGATGGTGCCGGTGTCGCCCACCTGGCCCCCGCCCTCGGCGTAGAAGGGGCTGCGGTCCAAGACGATCTCTCGGTCGGGCTCCCGGTCGTCGGGCTCCCGGTCGGGGCCGGCCGGGGGGACCTCGAGCACGCCCAGCACGGTGGCGGCGGAGGCGGCCTCGTCGTAGCCGGTGAAGACCGTGGGCCCGTGCTCGGCCAGCAGGCCCCGGTGGGCGGTGGTGTCGGCGGCGCCCGGCCCCCGCCCGGCCGCCTCCCGGGCCCGGGTGCGCTGGTCGGCCATGGCCTCGTCGAAGCCGGCCCGGTCCACCTCCACCCCCGCCTCGGCGGCGATCTCGGCGGTGAGCTCGATGGGGAAGCCGTAGGTGTCGTGCAGCCGGAAGGCCACCGGGCCCGCCAGGCGACCCCCGGCGGCCCGGGTGAGCTCGTCGGCCAGCAGGCCCTGGCCCGCCCGCAGGGTGCGCCCGAAGCGCTCCTCCTCGGCCGCCACCACGGTGGCGATCATGTCGGCGCCGGTGACCAGCTCGGGGTAGGCGGGGCCCATGGTGGCCACCACCGCCTCCACCAGGGGCGGGCCCAGGGCCCCGGTGGCGCCGAGCTGGGTCCCCCAGCGCAGGGCCCGGCGGATGATGCGGCGCAGCACGTAGCCCCGGGCCTCGTTGGCCGGCAGCACCCCGTCGGAGATGAGGAAGGTCATGGCCCGGGCGTGGTCGGCCAGGATGCGCAGGCCCACGTCGACCCGGCCGCCGGTGCCGTAGGTGGCGCCGGTGATCGACTCGGCGGCGGCCACCACCGGGCGCAGCACGTCGGTGTCGAAGACCGACTCGACCCCGGCCAGGATGGGCAGGATGCGCTCCAGGCCCGCCCCGGTGTCGATGTTCTTGGACGGCAGCTCGGCCACCGATCCGTCGGCGGCCCGGTTGTACTGCATGAAGACCAGGTTCCACAGCTCGACGTAGCGCTCGTCGTCGCCCCGGGCGGGGCCCCCGCCGGCGCCGTGGTCGTCGCCCTTGTCGTAGAAGATCTCCGAGTCGGGCCCGCAGGGGCCCACCTCGCCCATGGCCCACAGGTTGTCCTCGCCCAGGGCCTGGACCCGCTCGGGGGCCAGGCCCACCTTGTCCACCCAGATGGCGGCGGCCTCGTCGTCGTCTTCGTGCACGGTGACCCACAGCCGGTCGGCCTCGAGGCCGAGGACCTCGGTCAGCAGCTCCCAGGCCATGGTGATGGCCTCGGCCTTGAAGTAGTCGCCCAGGCTGAAGTTGCCCAGCATCTCGAAGAAGGTGAGATGGCGGGTGTCGGTGCCCACCACGTCGATGTCGTCGTGCTTGCCCCGGACCCGCACACACTTCTGCACCGAGGTGAGGCGGGGATGGGGGGGCACCTGCTCGCCCAGGTAGTAGGGCTTGAGGGGGACCATGCCGGCCACGGTGAACATCACCGTCGGGTCCTTGGACACCAGCGACGCCGAGGCCAGGTAGTGGTGGCCCCGCTCGACGAAGTAGCCCACGAAGGCCTGGCGCAGCTCGTTGGCGCTCGTGACCTTCATCGATCTAGAGCTCGGCCGACTCAGGTTGCCCTCGCAGTCGTGATGATTGGCGATGATTCAGTGGAGACGACGGGATTCGAACCGGCGTTTCTCCTGCCCGAAGACAGGCGCTCTATCCAGAACTGAGCTACGTCCCCAAAGGGTTGCGGTGTGCCGACATCAAACGGAGCTCTTGTGTCCCCCCTTTTCCACCGATCAGCGCTCCCCGCGCCGACAGACCTCGTAGAGCGGATGGTACGCCAGTCACCGATAGCCCGCAACGGGTACCCTCAGCTGTGGCCCGGCTTCCTGTTCGCTTGGTTGGTGACGGTATGCCCGTGCCGTGCATCGACGGGCTGGAGCGGCCGTACGTCTCGCTCGATGGCGCCGCCTCGACTGCCGCGCTTCCTGCGGTAGCAGAGCAGGTGGCCGAGTTCCTCCCCTGGTACGCCAGCATCCACCGCGCCACGGGCTACAAGTCGAGACTGGCGACGGCCGCGTACGAAGACGCTCGCGCCGATGCCCTGGCCTTTGCCGGGAAGCGCGAGGGATCGGACCTGGCGATCATCTGCCGGAACACGACCGACGCCATCAATCATCTGGCCTACCGCCTCCAGCTCGACAAGGACGACGTGGTGGTCACGACGGTCGTCGAGCATCACGCCAACTTCCTCCCGTGGGGGCGAGTCGCCCGCCGTCGGTACGTTGAATGCGGACCCGATGGCACCTTCTCCGTGGACCAGGTCGCTGCAGCACTCGACGAGCGTCCGAAGCCCCGTCTGCTCGCCGTCACCGGTGCCTCCAACGTCACGGGGTGGCTTCCGCCCCTGAGCCTCCTCCTCGACGCTGCCCACGAGCGCGGCGTCCCGGTGCTCGTGGACGCCGCGCAGCTCGCTCCTCATCGACCCCTTCCCGCTGATGCCGACTTCCTCGCTTGGAGCGGTCACAAGATGTACGCCCCCTTCGGGGCCGGCGTGCTCATCGGCCCCACCGAGGTGTTCAGCCGGGGAGAACCCTTTCTCTTCGGTGGCGGCGCCGTCGACATCGTCGACCTCGACGAGGTGGTGTGGACGGATCCTCCCGATCGGGAGGAGGCCGGTTCTCCGAACGTCGTCGGCGCCGTGGCGATGGGCGCGGCCATGCGCGAGCTCTCCGCCATCGGCTGGCCGGCGATTCGTGCACACGAGCAGGCACTGGCCAACCAGCTGCGGACGGGTCTGGCCGCGATACCTGGGGTGACGGTGCTGGGCCCGTCGCTGGCGACACCGACCCTCGCCGTGGCGGCCTTCGTCCTCGACGACGTCCCGCATGCCCTCGTGGCGGCGCGGCTGGGCGCGGAGTACGGCATCGGCGTCCGCCACGGATGCTTCTGTGCCCACCCCTACCTCATCCGGCTCCTCGGTCTG encodes:
- the alaS gene encoding alanine--tRNA ligase: MKVTSANELRQAFVGYFVERGHHYLASASLVSKDPTVMFTVAGMVPLKPYYLGEQVPPHPRLTSVQKCVRVRGKHDDIDVVGTDTRHLTFFEMLGNFSLGDYFKAEAITMAWELLTEVLGLEADRLWVTVHEDDDEAAAIWVDKVGLAPERVQALGEDNLWAMGEVGPCGPDSEIFYDKGDDHGAGGGPARGDDERYVELWNLVFMQYNRAADGSVAELPSKNIDTGAGLERILPILAGVESVFDTDVLRPVVAAAESITGATYGTGGRVDVGLRILADHARAMTFLISDGVLPANEARGYVLRRIIRRALRWGTQLGATGALGPPLVEAVVATMGPAYPELVTGADMIATVVAAEEERFGRTLRAGQGLLADELTRAAGGRLAGPVAFRLHDTYGFPIELTAEIAAEAGVEVDRAGFDEAMADQRTRAREAAGRGPGAADTTAHRGLLAEHGPTVFTGYDEAASAATVLGVLEVPPAGPDREPDDREPDREIVLDRSPFYAEGGGQVGDTGTITTDTGVAQVTDTTYALPGLVTHRARVTEGHIRPGQSAVAAIDAERRAAIRRNHTGTHLLHWALREVLGPHVKQQGSLVAPDRLRFDFSHFAPLTEAEVEAVTDLVNATILADDPVQVIETSWGEAEALGAIAFFGDKYGERVRVVRAGPGSVELCGGTHVDALGMIGPLQIVAEASIGSGTRRLEALTGLGALDHIKDQERLLADAAATLQTTPEGLHGALERLQATSAATREELKALRSAALGIEAASLAATAERGLVVARRDDLGPDQLKELALATRARDGVVAVVLAGTPDAKRVALVAAVTKDSGLVAAELLAEPARLVGGGGGKGPELALAGGRDPGRIDEALALVRANLGLT
- a CDS encoding aminotransferase class V-fold PLP-dependent enzyme; the encoded protein is MPCIDGLERPYVSLDGAASTAALPAVAEQVAEFLPWYASIHRATGYKSRLATAAYEDARADALAFAGKREGSDLAIICRNTTDAINHLAYRLQLDKDDVVVTTVVEHHANFLPWGRVARRRYVECGPDGTFSVDQVAAALDERPKPRLLAVTGASNVTGWLPPLSLLLDAAHERGVPVLVDAAQLAPHRPLPADADFLAWSGHKMYAPFGAGVLIGPTEVFSRGEPFLFGGGAVDIVDLDEVVWTDPPDREEAGSPNVVGAVAMGAAMRELSAIGWPAIRAHEQALANQLRTGLAAIPGVTVLGPSLATPTLAVAAFVLDDVPHALVAARLGAEYGIGVRHGCFCAHPYLIRLLGLSKEEQAAYRQGVQRGDRRMIPGAVRASATLSTTPEEVDVFLSAVADIASGRPPLVPFAQDEHTGDYWPELDVPGWSAADRSLGASCGRG